The sequence TTGATGGCAAAGCAGCGACTGCTAAAGCAAATGAGTACATGTTGTTTAAAGAAGTTATTCCTGGTGATAGTACTACTAATGGTTTAGCTTTAATTCCTTCCACTATAATTAATGATGGAGGTGTTCTTTGGGCTGAACATTGTGTAAATAAAGGAACTTATTATTTAATGATGACTGGTTGTAATTATACCATTGAAGTTGTAAAACCAAACATTAGGCTAATTGAGGAACCAGGTGATTTTTGTTCAAATCCTATTAATTTATCTTTATCAGCTCCAGGCTCCACATCTGCTTCTGTGTCTGTAGATTGTCATTCAATAGGAGAAGATTATGGCGAAAATGGCACAGAAATGGGTTGTTTGTTTGGTCCTGAAGGCTATAAATCAACATGGTTTAAGGTGAATTTAAACATGAATATTAATGTTGATTTATCATTTCAACTTGCAGAAAATACCACAGCACTCCCTTCTCAAATAAGATATAGAGTTCTTTATGGAACATGTAATTCTATGACAGCAGGTCCTTGCAATAGTGATGCTCTTACTGAGTTTACTTTGAATTGTATGGCAACAGACAGCAATGATTATTATGTTCAAATAGTTTCTCCGATAAGTGCTAAGGGGCAATTAACATTAACAGTTAAAGCCGATTCTGCTCCAAATCAAAGTTGTGTGCCGTTTAATCCTATTGCACCAGTAGCTAACTTTACTGTTATAAATGCTTGTGCTGGTGATTCGATTTGCTTTGAAAACAAATCCACTCTTGGCGACAGTATTACATATTTTTGGGATTTTGGAGTACCTGGGTTAGCTAATGATACCTCAACTTTAAAAGACCCCTGTTGGCTTTATCCTATACCGCCTTCAAGTGACACCGTTGTTTACATGGTTACTTTAATTGCAATAAATAATGTACACAATACAGCAGATACAATAGTTATTGGAGTACCAGTATATCCTCTGCCATTAGCTAACATTACTCGTGAAGCTCCACAAGATGGTTATTATGTATCGGCTGGAGAAGTTATAAATTTCTTTAGCAATTCTTCAAATACTATTTCGGCCCCACCTTCAGAATGGTATTGGGATCTTTCAAATGGAACTTTTTCTACAGATACAAATCCTAGTGGAATAATTTATGGTCCTGCCGATATTGGTTTAAATGTTGTTTCATTGCAATTAAGCAACGGCGAATGTATTATAGTCGTAACAGATACTTTTTATGTTAAATATGAAGATGTTTATGTTGGTGGCTTTTATGATGGCGCTTCTGCTTCATTGCTTGAGGCATACTGTCCTCCAGACTCTGTATGGATTGGTGGCTTTTATGATGGTGCTACTATTTCGCTGTTTGTGTCAGAATGCCCACCAGATTCTGTATGGACTGGTGGATATTATGATGGTGCTGCGGCTTCGTTATTTAAGTCGGAATGCCCACCCGATTCTATATGGGGAGGAGGTATAAATGATGGTGCAGCAGCTTCGCTATTTAAGTCAGAGTGTCCTCCGGATTCAATATGGGGAGGTGGCATAAATGATGGCGCTGCGGCTTCGCTGTTTAAGTCAGAATGTCCTCCGGATTCTATATGGGGAGGAGGCATAAATGATGGGGCAGCGGCTTCACTGTTTAAGTCGGAATGCCCACCCGATTCAATATGGGGTGGCGGTATAAATGATGGTGCAGCGGCTTCATTGCTTAGTTCACATTGCCCACCTGATTCTGTATGGATTGGAGGTTTTTATGATGGTGCAACAATGTCGCAACAGTTAGCTTCTTGCTTTGAATACATTTATAGTGGAGGCTTTTATGATGGAGCTTCTGTGAATTTCTTAACTTGTTCAGAACAATTACCTATTCAATTATTAGAGTTAACTGCTTTTTGGGATAATGATGATGGTATAGTGCAATGGATTACGGCTTCAGAAATCTCAAATTCAGGATTTTTTGTTCAAAAAAGGAACTCTGATAATGAATTTAAAGATGTAGGTTTTGTAAATGGAGCTGGCAATAGTAATGAACTAAATATTTATACTTGGGTTGATTACAATTTAATAAATAGTGATGAAAATGAGTTTTATTATAGATTAAAGCAAGTTGATTTTGATGGTCAATATACAATTACAGATGTGGTTATGCTAAGCAAAAACAGCATAAGTAATCGTGACTGCTCATTCACAGCTAGCTTGTTCCCAAATCCTGCAGTACAATCTGGAGATATTAGTGTGCTTATGAACAACCCTGAAGAAGATAATATTTCCATATTTATAATGGATGTTTTGGGCAGAACTTTGTACAAAGTTCAGAAATCAGTACAATCTGGACTTGTATTATATCAATTTCCTGAATTAAATTTGCCTCCTGCAGAATATAACATTATGTTAATTTATTCTTCAGGTCAGGTGATAATTCCTTTTATAATAACAAAATAAAAACAAACAATTATGAAAAAAAACTTTCTATTCGTTTCTCTCGCGTTTCTTTGTGTAACCTTAGGTTATTCACAAAGCACAATTACATTGAATTCTTCAAATTTTCCAAAACCTGGGGATAGTTCTGATATTAAAGTTTATACTATCCCGGCAACACAATCGTTTATAGATTCAACAGCTGCAAACGATAGTCTTACAATTGATGAGACATTGGAAAAGGCTTTAGAAGCTATTAATGATAAGTATATGAAAAACATTTCTGATGGTGGTTATCAGAAAGACACAATTCCAGTTCTTGTCTATTCGCAATTGCCTGGCTCAAAGTCGAAAAAAATAGTTTATCAAGCTCCTAATGCTTTTACTCCAGGTGGAACTAGTTTCCCTACAGCAAATCTTTATTATTTTTCAGAAACAGATGATGGTCCTGCATATGTTTTTATAGAAAATAAAGATGAGGGATTTTATGAGTTAGGTTCTTATATAATGCCTAACAATCAACCGGCAGCAG comes from Bacteroidales bacterium and encodes:
- a CDS encoding T9SS type A sorting domain-containing protein, coding for EPLAKRRYYVVVDVHANMMISNQLDVSVRFEGVPIIPLRYDHYSEANVINGLNESDPPYTNLALGVGTYSGYPASFACATKAPTDQNTCGTRTLWYKFTSDISGKVRINYNIDGKAATAKANEYMLFKEVIPGDSTTNGLALIPSTIINDGGVLWAEHCVNKGTYYLMMTGCNYTIEVVKPNIRLIEEPGDFCSNPINLSLSAPGSTSASVSVDCHSIGEDYGENGTEMGCLFGPEGYKSTWFKVNLNMNINVDLSFQLAENTTALPSQIRYRVLYGTCNSMTAGPCNSDALTEFTLNCMATDSNDYYVQIVSPISAKGQLTLTVKADSAPNQSCVPFNPIAPVANFTVINACAGDSICFENKSTLGDSITYFWDFGVPGLANDTSTLKDPCWLYPIPPSSDTVVYMVTLIAINNVHNTADTIVIGVPVYPLPLANITREAPQDGYYVSAGEVINFFSNSSNTISAPPSEWYWDLSNGTFSTDTNPSGIIYGPADIGLNVVSLQLSNGECIIVVTDTFYVKYEDVYVGGFYDGASASLLEAYCPPDSVWIGGFYDGATISLFVSECPPDSVWTGGYYDGAAASLFKSECPPDSIWGGGINDGAAASLFKSECPPDSIWGGGINDGAAASLFKSECPPDSIWGGGINDGAAASLFKSECPPDSIWGGGINDGAAASLLSSHCPPDSVWIGGFYDGATMSQQLASCFEYIYSGGFYDGASVNFLTCSEQLPIQLLELTAFWDNDDGIVQWITASEISNSGFFVQKRNSDNEFKDVGFVNGAGNSNELNIYTWVDYNLINSDENEFYYRLKQVDFDGQYTITDVVMLSKNSISNRDCSFTASLFPNPAVQSGDISVLMNNPEEDNISIFIMDVLGRTLYKVQKSVQSGLVLYQFPELNLPPAEYNIMLIYSSGQVIIPFIITK